The following proteins are co-located in the Agromyces laixinhei genome:
- a CDS encoding SGNH/GDSL hydrolase family protein produces MNATGLRDVSLDEVEIRGAITIERTAEGLLPRRLPAWAREQVPDSFMVQTTAESAGIRLSFRTAASVLELDVRATRMAADETVALPPSHYDVTSDGELVGQASVVAGSRYVFSFERPLGYVVGGPPSTVRIEFDGAAAGERELELWLPFTDEVEVLALRADAPVSPPAAVPRPRWLHHGSSISHGYRADSTTGTWPVVSALRADVDLTSVAFSGNAMLDPFTARTMRDAEADLISLKIGINLVNGDVMRMRAFRPAVHGFLDTIRDGHPTTPIVVVSPIWCAPVEHAAGPTVQDPTKPYEWSIAGGTAEEVAQGKLSLTAVRGELQSIVTRRRASDANLDYVDGLELYGPADAARMPLPDNLHPGAAAQRHIGRRFDELVLQPFNTTRSR; encoded by the coding sequence ATGAACGCGACCGGCCTTCGAGATGTCTCCCTCGACGAGGTCGAGATCCGCGGGGCCATCACGATCGAACGCACCGCCGAGGGGCTGCTGCCGCGCCGGCTGCCGGCATGGGCGCGGGAGCAGGTACCCGACTCCTTCATGGTGCAGACCACGGCGGAGAGCGCCGGCATCCGACTCTCGTTCCGCACCGCGGCATCCGTGCTCGAACTCGACGTGCGCGCGACGCGGATGGCCGCCGACGAGACGGTGGCGCTGCCGCCCAGCCACTATGACGTCACCTCCGACGGCGAGCTGGTGGGGCAGGCGTCGGTGGTTGCCGGATCGCGGTACGTCTTCTCGTTCGAACGTCCGCTCGGGTACGTCGTCGGAGGGCCGCCGTCGACGGTGCGAATCGAGTTCGACGGCGCAGCGGCGGGGGAGCGCGAACTCGAACTGTGGCTGCCGTTCACCGACGAGGTCGAGGTGCTCGCATTGCGGGCGGATGCACCGGTGTCGCCGCCGGCGGCGGTTCCGAGGCCTCGCTGGCTGCATCACGGCAGCTCGATCAGCCATGGCTATCGCGCCGACTCGACGACGGGAACGTGGCCGGTCGTCTCCGCCCTGCGTGCCGATGTCGACCTCACGAGCGTCGCCTTCTCGGGCAACGCGATGCTCGACCCGTTCACGGCGCGCACGATGCGGGACGCCGAAGCCGACCTCATCAGCCTGAAGATCGGCATCAACCTCGTCAACGGCGACGTCATGCGCATGCGGGCGTTCCGGCCTGCGGTGCACGGGTTCCTCGACACGATCCGCGACGGACACCCCACGACGCCGATCGTCGTCGTCTCGCCGATCTGGTGCGCGCCGGTCGAGCACGCGGCCGGCCCGACCGTGCAAGATCCGACCAAGCCGTACGAGTGGTCGATCGCGGGCGGTACCGCCGAAGAGGTCGCACAGGGCAAGCTCTCGCTCACCGCCGTCCGCGGCGAGCTGCAGTCGATCGTGACTCGTCGACGTGCGAGCGACGCGAACCTCGACTACGTCGACGGCCTCGAACTCTACGGCCCGGCCGATGCCGCGCGCATGCCGCTTCCCGACAACCTGCACCCCGGCGCGGCGGCACAGCGCCACATCGGCCGCCGATTCGACGAACTGGTGTTGCAGCCGTTCAACACGACTCGCTCGAGGTGA
- a CDS encoding DoxX family protein: MDTGKLVLRLFVGGLFMGHGLQKLTGWFGGPGIEGTEKMMEGTDIHPPRANAYAVALTETAGGAAIAAGAATPLASAGLIATMLTAIDKVHWKNGFWNSKGGWEFNGTLIATLFALSADGPGKLSIDAAAGRTRWGIGWGVFALVAGAAGAYGVVKLGERNAPAASGDR, translated from the coding sequence ATGGATACGGGAAAGCTGGTATTGCGACTGTTCGTCGGCGGCCTCTTCATGGGGCACGGCCTGCAGAAACTCACAGGCTGGTTCGGTGGCCCCGGCATCGAGGGCACCGAGAAGATGATGGAGGGCACCGACATCCATCCGCCGAGGGCCAACGCCTATGCCGTGGCCCTGACCGAGACCGCAGGCGGTGCTGCGATCGCGGCCGGCGCGGCGACGCCGCTCGCCTCGGCCGGGCTGATCGCCACGATGCTCACGGCGATCGACAAGGTGCACTGGAAGAACGGGTTCTGGAACTCGAAGGGCGGCTGGGAGTTCAACGGCACGCTCATCGCGACCCTGTTCGCCCTGAGCGCCGACGGGCCGGGCAAGCTGTCGATCGACGCGGCCGCCGGCAGAACGCGCTGGGGCATCGGCTGGGGTGTGTTCGCACTGGTCGCGGGTGCGGCCGGCGCATACGGCGTGGTCAAGCTCGGCGAGCGCAACGCCCCTGCCGCGTCCGGCGACCGCTGA
- a CDS encoding ABC transporter substrate-binding protein, translated as MPIAVAGTAALALTACTSGGDEGGGGGDFAGETLEVAAAWSGAEQENFEAVLAEFESQTGATVNYSSFGDNASTVLGGQIEGGSPPNVAMLAQPALMQQFADDGVLIPLSDDTLATVEENYSQSWVDLGSVDGTTYGVWFKASNKSTVWYNADIYDQAGAEAPEDWDGFLEQLQLVADSGYAGISVGADVGWPLTDWFENVYLRTAGGDMYDQLTNHEIPWTDPSVTEALEVLASLWGNAALMQPDAATRTFPESVTAVFGADPQAGTVYEGDFVAGNITEDGNSVVGENALFYNFPSINDSAPSVVGGGDVAVAFTDDDATAALMEFLASPESAEVWVPNGGLTSPNEQVDTSLYPDDTSKQIAEALVGAEEFRFDMSDLTPSAFGGTPGQGFWQIMITFLQNPTDIAGTQQQLEDAAVAAYGS; from the coding sequence ATGCCGATCGCGGTCGCGGGCACGGCTGCCCTCGCGCTCACCGCATGCACGTCCGGCGGAGACGAAGGCGGTGGCGGAGGTGACTTCGCCGGGGAGACCCTCGAGGTGGCCGCGGCCTGGTCGGGTGCCGAGCAGGAGAACTTCGAGGCGGTTCTCGCCGAATTCGAATCCCAGACCGGCGCGACCGTGAACTACTCCAGCTTCGGCGACAACGCTTCGACCGTGCTCGGCGGGCAGATCGAGGGCGGGAGCCCGCCCAACGTCGCCATGCTCGCCCAGCCGGCGCTCATGCAGCAGTTCGCCGACGATGGCGTGCTCATTCCGCTCTCCGACGACACCCTCGCCACGGTGGAGGAGAACTACTCGCAGAGCTGGGTCGACCTCGGCTCGGTCGATGGCACGACGTACGGCGTCTGGTTCAAGGCGTCCAACAAGTCGACGGTCTGGTACAACGCAGACATCTACGATCAGGCCGGGGCGGAGGCTCCCGAAGACTGGGACGGATTCCTGGAGCAGCTCCAGCTGGTCGCAGATTCGGGCTACGCCGGCATCTCGGTGGGCGCCGACGTCGGCTGGCCGCTCACCGACTGGTTCGAGAACGTCTACCTGCGTACCGCGGGCGGCGACATGTACGACCAGCTCACCAACCACGAGATCCCCTGGACCGACCCGTCGGTCACCGAGGCGCTCGAGGTGCTCGCGTCGCTGTGGGGCAACGCCGCGCTCATGCAGCCCGACGCCGCGACCCGCACCTTCCCCGAGTCCGTGACCGCGGTCTTCGGCGCCGACCCGCAGGCCGGCACCGTCTACGAGGGTGACTTCGTCGCCGGCAACATCACCGAAGACGGCAACTCCGTGGTCGGCGAGAATGCCCTGTTCTACAACTTCCCGTCGATCAACGACTCGGCTCCCTCCGTCGTCGGCGGCGGCGATGTGGCGGTGGCCTTCACCGACGACGACGCGACGGCCGCGCTCATGGAGTTCCTGGCCTCGCCCGAGTCGGCCGAGGTCTGGGTGCCCAACGGCGGTCTGACCTCGCCGAACGAGCAGGTCGACACCTCGCTCTACCCCGACGACACCTCGAAGCAGATCGCGGAGGCGCTCGTCGGCGCCGAGGAGTTCCGCTTCGACATGTCCGACCTGACGCCGAGCGCATTCGGCGGCACCCCGGGTCAGGGCTTCTGGCAGATCATGATCACGTTCCTGCAGAACCCGACGGACATCGCAGGAACGCAGCAGCAACTCGAGGACGCAGCAGTAGCGGCATACGGCTCCTGA